A single window of Sphingobacteriales bacterium DNA harbors:
- the gcvH gene encoding glycine cleavage system protein GcvH — protein MEYPATLKYSKEHEWLKVEGDEAVIGISAFAQKELGDIIFVDIDTLGENLEQNEIFGSVEAVKTVSDLYMPISGEIIAINEALKDKPELVNSKPYDDGWMIRIKITDASQIDGLLSSEDYQAIIG, from the coding sequence ATGGAATATCCTGCTACACTCAAATATTCAAAAGAACACGAATGGTTAAAAGTTGAAGGCGATGAGGCTGTAATTGGCATCAGCGCATTTGCACAAAAAGAACTAGGCGATATTATTTTTGTAGATATTGACACACTTGGTGAAAACTTAGAACAAAACGAAATATTTGGTTCTGTAGAAGCTGTAAAAACTGTTTCTGATTTATATATGCCAATTTCTGGAGAAATCATTGCAATAAATGAGGCACTAAAAGACAAACCTGAGTTGGTAAACTCAAAACCATATGATGATGGCTGGATGATAAGAATAAAAATAACAGATGCATCACAAATAGATGGTTTGCTTTCCAGCGAAGATTATCAGGCAATAATAGGATAA